One region of Dokdonia sp. 4H-3-7-5 genomic DNA includes:
- a CDS encoding GatB/YqeY domain-containing protein has translation MSLSTQVMTAMKEAMKAKDQNALTSLRAIKSAILLAQTETGSKEEITEEQELKLLQKLVKQRKDSAAIFAEQGRNDLADPEIAQAEVISQFLPEQMSEADVTKVVDEVIAATGAQGMKDMGKVMGQVNARLTGKADGKTISTIVKARLS, from the coding sequence ATGAGCCTATCTACACAAGTGATGACTGCAATGAAAGAAGCTATGAAAGCTAAAGATCAAAATGCATTAACATCCCTACGTGCCATAAAATCTGCAATTTTACTTGCGCAGACAGAGACGGGTTCAAAAGAGGAGATTACCGAAGAGCAAGAGCTTAAGTTGTTACAGAAACTTGTAAAGCAGCGTAAGGATAGTGCAGCTATTTTTGCAGAGCAAGGACGTAATGATCTTGCAGATCCAGAAATAGCACAGGCAGAAGTAATCTCTCAATTCTTACCAGAACAAATGAGTGAGGCAGATGTAACTAAAGTAGTAGATGAGGTAATTGCTGCAACTGGTGCCCAAGGAATGAAAGATATGGGTAAAGTGATGGGACAAGTTAATGCTAGACTTACTGGAAAAGCAGATGGTAAAACCATTAGTACAATTGTGAAGGCTCGTCTTTCATAA
- the ftsZ gene encoding cell division protein FtsZ, translating into MSTTQFDNITFDLPKNQSHVIKVIGVGGGGSNAINHMFQQGINGVDFVICNTDAQALENSTVPNKIQLGVGLTEGLGAGANPDVGEQAAIESEMDIKQMLGTNTKMIFITAGMGGGTGTGAAPVIAKMARELDILVVGIVTIPFQFEGKMRNEQAQKGVDRLRAQVDSLIVINNNKLREVYGNLGFKAGFSKADEVLATASRGIAEVITHHYTQNIDLRDAKTVLSKSGTAIMGSATASGTSRANEAISKALDSPLLNDNKITGAKNVLLLIVSGGDEITIDEIGEINDHIQAEAGHSANIIMGVGEDDSLGDAISVTIIATGFNAEQQNEIVNVETKKIIHTLEEEQRAQQDLMPDATVEIPPSAPVAPQAPAPPKKIVHTLDLDEIEEKKPTAFAKAPVKEITRQQAVPEQAPKVEPVQPPAQQYSMDIVPTTDVIKNITVVYDEILLENEADFEIIDTTVRHEATRVEHKEPENNGMLFFDMPLTTEAPMEEDEKPIMFDLDDTTASIEVKEPIEIVPVTEHTNDGETRYSLEDYMELEETLSNASSDDDENDIEEETIVFETKTVAPQQKREDENAEIDPMNSPISQILIDRASERKRKMKEFNYKFRTNQSRIEEIEKQPAYKRMGIDLEETPAKDGSLSRTSLSTDDNDEIQLRSNNSFLHDNVD; encoded by the coding sequence ATGAGTACGACACAATTTGATAACATCACATTTGATCTACCTAAAAACCAAAGTCACGTAATTAAAGTGATAGGTGTAGGTGGGGGAGGTAGTAACGCTATTAACCATATGTTCCAGCAGGGAATAAATGGGGTAGATTTTGTAATCTGTAACACAGATGCACAAGCACTAGAAAATAGTACAGTACCTAATAAGATACAACTGGGAGTAGGTCTTACAGAAGGTCTTGGTGCTGGAGCAAATCCAGATGTGGGAGAGCAAGCGGCTATAGAGAGTGAGATGGATATCAAGCAAATGCTTGGTACTAACACAAAGATGATATTTATTACTGCCGGAATGGGCGGTGGTACAGGAACGGGTGCTGCGCCAGTTATTGCCAAAATGGCTCGTGAGCTTGATATCCTAGTCGTAGGGATTGTCACGATACCATTCCAGTTTGAAGGTAAAATGCGTAATGAGCAAGCTCAAAAAGGAGTAGATAGACTTCGTGCCCAGGTAGATTCACTTATTGTTATTAATAATAACAAGCTCCGTGAGGTTTACGGTAATCTTGGTTTTAAAGCAGGATTTAGTAAAGCAGATGAAGTTCTTGCAACCGCTTCACGTGGTATTGCAGAGGTAATTACACATCACTATACACAAAACATCGATTTACGTGATGCAAAAACAGTTTTAAGTAAATCAGGAACAGCTATTATGGGTAGCGCTACTGCTAGTGGTACAAGTCGTGCAAACGAGGCGATATCAAAAGCGCTTGACTCTCCATTGCTTAACGATAATAAAATTACTGGAGCTAAGAATGTATTATTACTCATAGTTTCTGGTGGTGATGAGATTACAATAGACGAGATAGGAGAAATTAACGATCACATTCAAGCAGAGGCAGGTCACAGCGCAAACATCATCATGGGTGTAGGTGAAGATGACTCTCTAGGCGATGCAATTTCAGTAACGATTATCGCTACAGGATTTAATGCAGAGCAGCAGAATGAGATTGTAAACGTAGAGACTAAGAAGATTATACATACACTAGAAGAGGAGCAGAGAGCACAGCAAGATTTGATGCCAGATGCTACTGTAGAGATTCCTCCTTCGGCTCCTGTTGCTCCACAGGCACCGGCACCACCTAAGAAAATAGTGCATACACTTGATCTTGATGAAATAGAGGAAAAGAAGCCTACCGCTTTCGCGAAAGCGCCCGTAAAAGAAATTACAAGGCAACAAGCTGTTCCAGAGCAGGCTCCTAAAGTTGAGCCAGTACAGCCTCCTGCACAGCAATATAGCATGGATATAGTTCCTACTACAGATGTAATTAAGAATATTACAGTTGTGTATGATGAGATACTTCTAGAGAATGAAGCAGATTTTGAAATCATAGATACTACAGTGCGTCATGAAGCGACTAGAGTGGAGCATAAAGAGCCAGAAAATAATGGAATGTTATTTTTTGATATGCCATTAACGACAGAAGCTCCAATGGAGGAAGATGAGAAGCCTATCATGTTTGATCTTGATGACACTACAGCATCTATTGAGGTGAAGGAGCCTATAGAAATTGTACCTGTAACTGAGCATACTAATGACGGAGAGACTAGATATAGTCTTGAGGATTACATGGAGCTTGAAGAGACACTTTCTAATGCATCTAGTGATGATGATGAAAACGACATTGAAGAAGAAACTATTGTTTTTGAAACAAAAACTGTTGCTCCTCAACAAAAACGTGAAGATGAAAATGCAGAGATAGACCCTATGAATAGTCCTATCTCACAGATTCTTATAGACAGAGCTTCTGAGCGTAAGCGCAAGATGAAAGAATTCAATTATAAATTTCGCACAAACCAGTCTCGTATTGAGGAGATAGAAAAGCAACCTGCGTACAAGCGTATGGGGATTGATCTAGAAGAAACACCAGCAAAGGATGGAAGTTTATCTAGAACATCACTTTCTACAGATGATAATGATGAAATTCAATTGAGAAGTAATAACTCATTTTTACATGATAATGTAGATTAA
- the murD gene encoding UDP-N-acetylmuramoyl-L-alanine--D-glutamate ligase, whose translation MKKRLVILGAGESGVGTAILGKAKGYDVFLSDFGKIKDHYKEILATEDFAWEEEGHTEALILNADVVMKSPGIPDKAPIVQRLLEKGVAVISEIEFASQYTDATIVGITGSNGKTTTTMLTGFILEQAGINLGVAGNIGDSYAKMVAQKEIDTYVLEISSFQLDGIADFAPHIAVVLNVTPDHLDRYDYKFENYIASKFRIAMNQKETDYLIYDADDPVSVDWLKKHPVKSKLLPFSLDKEFENGAFIKDNNLTVQLNNNTFTMATNNLALKGQHNKKNAMAASTVANLLNIRKATIRESLEGFQGVEHRLEQVLKINNVQYINDSKATNVNATFYALDSMSEPTVWIVGGVDKGNNYRDLYPLVNEKVKAIICLGVDNAKLMSHFGNMVDIIVETPSMSEAVKIAYKVSERGDNVLLSPACASFDLFENYEDRGRQFKEAVRNL comes from the coding sequence ATGAAGAAACGATTAGTCATATTAGGAGCCGGAGAATCTGGCGTAGGAACTGCCATTTTAGGTAAGGCCAAAGGGTATGATGTATTCTTATCTGATTTTGGAAAAATTAAGGATCACTACAAAGAGATACTTGCTACCGAAGATTTTGCTTGGGAAGAAGAAGGGCATACAGAAGCGCTTATTCTCAATGCAGATGTAGTGATGAAAAGTCCTGGGATACCGGACAAAGCGCCTATTGTGCAGAGGTTACTCGAAAAGGGAGTGGCTGTAATCTCTGAGATAGAATTTGCTTCTCAATATACTGACGCCACTATTGTGGGTATTACTGGAAGTAACGGAAAAACCACTACGACGATGCTTACTGGATTTATTCTAGAGCAAGCGGGAATCAATCTAGGTGTTGCTGGGAACATAGGTGACAGCTATGCAAAGATGGTGGCACAGAAAGAGATTGATACGTATGTGCTAGAAATAAGCAGTTTTCAGTTAGATGGAATCGCAGATTTTGCACCACATATCGCGGTGGTATTAAATGTGACGCCAGATCATTTAGACCGATACGATTATAAGTTTGAAAATTACATTGCTTCAAAATTTAGAATAGCAATGAACCAAAAAGAAACAGATTATCTCATCTACGATGCAGATGACCCTGTGAGTGTGGACTGGCTCAAAAAACATCCAGTCAAATCAAAATTATTGCCTTTTTCACTTGATAAAGAATTTGAAAATGGCGCATTTATAAAAGACAATAACCTAACAGTGCAACTCAATAATAACACCTTTACCATGGCTACAAATAACCTCGCTTTAAAAGGGCAACACAATAAGAAAAATGCAATGGCTGCCTCTACTGTAGCAAATCTATTAAATATCCGTAAAGCTACTATTCGTGAGAGTTTAGAAGGTTTTCAGGGTGTTGAGCATAGATTAGAGCAAGTGCTTAAAATCAATAATGTACAATACATAAATGACAGTAAAGCGACTAATGTAAACGCAACTTTTTATGCTTTAGATAGTATGAGTGAGCCTACAGTGTGGATTGTAGGTGGTGTAGATAAAGGTAATAATTACCGTGATTTATATCCACTTGTTAACGAGAAGGTAAAAGCTATTATCTGTTTAGGTGTTGATAATGCAAAATTGATGAGTCATTTTGGAAACATGGTTGATATTATTGTAGAAACACCTTCTATGTCTGAGGCTGTAAAAATAGCTTATAAAGTGTCTGAGCGCGGAGATAACGTATTACTTTCTCCTGCTTGTGCAAGTTTTGACTTGTTTGAAAATTATGAAGATCGCGGCCGCCAGTTTAAGGAGGCTGTACGTAACCTTTAA
- a CDS encoding FtsW/RodA/SpoVE family cell cycle protein, producing the protein MSTTFKNIFAGLQGDKTIWAIVALLALFSFLPVYSAASNLAYIKGDGNTVRFLIKHGMHLVLGFAMLYGVHKIPHHYFKGLSFIALPVVIILLIVTLAQGTTMGGANASRWIKIPILGVGFQTSTFAGVVLMVYVARYLAKIKDTAVTFKETIVPLWLPVAAVLALILPANFSTTAIIAAMVVALVFLGGYPLKYLGIVIATGVVALLFFVLLAKAFPGVFPNRVDTWISRVENFANNEVDADADYQIEKAKIAIASGGVIGLGPGKSVQKNFLPQSSSDFIYAIIVEEFGLAGAGFLLFLYMLLLFRITVVAHKADTVFAKLVVVGVGLPIVFQALINMAVAVELFPVTGQTLPLVSSGGTSIWMTCLAVGIVLSVSAKRAPVVPKEESELNPLDILSEAI; encoded by the coding sequence TTGAGTACCACATTTAAAAACATATTTGCAGGATTACAAGGTGACAAGACTATATGGGCTATTGTTGCCCTTCTTGCATTGTTTTCCTTTTTACCTGTATATAGCGCGGCAAGTAACCTCGCATATATTAAAGGTGATGGGAATACGGTGAGGTTTCTTATCAAACATGGCATGCATTTAGTGTTAGGGTTTGCAATGTTGTATGGGGTTCATAAAATACCACATCATTACTTTAAAGGGCTTTCCTTTATTGCGCTTCCAGTTGTGATTATACTGCTCATAGTGACACTGGCTCAAGGAACTACCATGGGTGGAGCAAATGCAAGTAGATGGATTAAAATCCCGATTCTGGGAGTTGGTTTTCAGACTTCCACATTTGCAGGTGTTGTGTTGATGGTATACGTGGCTAGGTATCTTGCAAAAATTAAGGATACCGCAGTAACATTTAAGGAAACTATTGTGCCTCTATGGTTGCCAGTGGCTGCTGTTCTTGCATTGATACTTCCGGCTAACTTTTCTACTACTGCGATTATTGCAGCAATGGTAGTAGCTTTAGTATTCTTGGGAGGTTATCCATTAAAATATTTAGGTATTGTTATTGCAACTGGTGTTGTTGCTCTTCTGTTCTTCGTGTTGTTAGCAAAAGCTTTTCCAGGCGTATTTCCTAACCGTGTTGATACTTGGATAAGTCGTGTAGAAAATTTTGCAAATAACGAAGTAGACGCAGATGCAGATTACCAAATAGAAAAAGCAAAAATTGCCATAGCCTCAGGCGGAGTAATTGGTCTAGGTCCAGGTAAAAGTGTTCAGAAAAACTTTTTGCCACAATCATCCTCAGATTTTATATATGCAATAATTGTAGAGGAGTTTGGTCTTGCGGGAGCAGGATTTTTACTGTTTTTATATATGTTGCTATTGTTTAGAATAACCGTAGTTGCTCACAAAGCAGATACAGTCTTTGCAAAACTAGTTGTGGTAGGTGTAGGATTGCCTATTGTCTTTCAGGCTTTAATTAATATGGCAGTTGCCGTAGAGTTATTTCCTGTTACGGGGCAAACATTACCACTAGTGAGTAGTGGAGGTACTTCTATATGGATGACCTGTCTTGCCGTAGGGATTGTACTTAGTGTAAGTGCAAAACGAGCACCAGTTGTGCCAAAAGAAGAAAGTGAGTTAAACCCTTTAGACATACTTAGTGAAGCCATATAG
- the murG gene encoding undecaprenyldiphospho-muramoylpentapeptide beta-N-acetylglucosaminyltransferase: MKPYRVILSGGGTGGHIYPAIAIAKEIQRRHPDAQFLFVGASDRMEMEKVPQAGFEIEGLWIAGIQRKLTVDNLMFPFKLISSLMKSRKIIKKFKPDVVIGTGGFASGPLLKMATIAGIPAVIQEQNSYAGITNKLLGKSVKKVCVAYDDMQRFFPSVHIVKTGNPVRADLLDIESKRSTAFAKYDLSHSSKVVLIIGGSLGAKAINELIEKQLPFFKRKGVQVLWQTGKLYYDKYKHHQADGVQVMAYIDQMDMAYAAADIIISRAGAGSVSELCIVGKATIFIPSPNVAEDHQTKNAQAIEKTGAAILIAEKDLDKKFELVFKGLLNDEKVCFELGRKIKTLALPNATADIVDEVEQLLK; this comes from the coding sequence GTGAAGCCATATAGAGTCATATTATCTGGAGGAGGAACAGGAGGTCATATCTATCCTGCTATTGCTATTGCAAAGGAAATCCAGCGCCGTCATCCTGACGCGCAATTTCTATTTGTAGGAGCTAGTGATCGTATGGAGATGGAAAAAGTACCCCAAGCAGGCTTTGAGATAGAAGGGTTGTGGATTGCTGGAATACAGCGCAAGCTCACGGTAGATAATCTTATGTTTCCATTTAAGCTCATTAGTAGCTTGATGAAATCTCGTAAAATCATTAAGAAATTTAAGCCAGATGTTGTGATAGGTACTGGCGGATTTGCAAGTGGGCCATTGCTTAAGATGGCTACCATTGCAGGGATACCAGCAGTGATTCAAGAGCAAAATAGCTATGCAGGTATTACAAATAAACTGTTAGGTAAGTCTGTGAAGAAAGTATGTGTGGCATATGATGATATGCAGCGCTTTTTCCCATCAGTGCATATTGTGAAGACAGGAAATCCTGTTCGTGCAGATTTATTAGATATAGAAAGTAAACGTAGTACCGCTTTCGCGAAATATGATTTGTCTCACAGTTCAAAAGTGGTATTAATTATAGGAGGAAGTCTAGGTGCAAAGGCTATAAATGAATTGATAGAGAAGCAACTCCCATTTTTTAAACGAAAAGGAGTCCAGGTTTTATGGCAAACAGGTAAGCTATATTACGATAAATACAAGCATCATCAGGCAGATGGTGTTCAGGTGATGGCATATATCGATCAGATGGATATGGCTTATGCAGCTGCAGATATTATTATATCTAGAGCTGGAGCAGGGTCTGTATCTGAGTTATGCATTGTAGGAAAGGCGACTATTTTTATTCCCTCTCCAAACGTTGCCGAAGATCACCAGACTAAAAATGCGCAAGCTATCGAGAAGACGGGTGCTGCAATTTTAATAGCAGAAAAAGACCTCGATAAAAAATTTGAGCTTGTTTTTAAGGGACTCCTCAACGATGAAAAAGTTTGCTTTGAGCTAGGAAGAAAGATAAAAACACTTGCATTACCAAATGCCACAGCAGATATTGTGGATGAGGTAGAGCAATTATTGAAATAA
- the murC gene encoding UDP-N-acetylmuramate--L-alanine ligase gives MKPLKDIQNIYFIGIGGIGMSALALYFHREGKNVAGYDKTPSDVTAALQDSGIKVHFEDKKEGINSSFTSKEDTLVVFTPAVPKMMGELVYFHESGFMLKKRAEVLGMIANQTFSLAVAGTHGKTTTSSILGHLLAASGAPVTAFIGGITNNYNGNLIQKGSDVVVVEADEFDRSFLQLRPDILCVTSMDADHLDIYEDEADLIATFQEFGALAPENKRFVKNGLPLAGNTVGIEEDADYTAQRVRIENGAYVFDLHYPGGVLENLQFSLPGRHNLFNAVAALGMALSYGSPKEELVEALASYSGVNRRFTYRIQKEDMVIIDDYAHHPTEIAAVHQSVREMYPEESVLAIFQPHLFSRTKDFMNDFAVALSHFDEVALLDIYPAREEPIAGITSEVLLSEMTLSRKQIIQKNELTDLVKDTNHKIVVMMGAGDIGVEILKVTKELRGEG, from the coding sequence ATGAAACCTTTAAAAGACATACAGAACATTTACTTCATCGGTATCGGTGGGATAGGTATGAGCGCACTAGCTTTGTACTTCCATAGGGAGGGGAAGAATGTGGCGGGTTATGATAAAACGCCTTCAGATGTTACTGCAGCTTTGCAAGACTCTGGTATTAAGGTTCATTTTGAAGATAAAAAAGAGGGGATTAATAGTTCGTTTACTAGTAAGGAAGATACCCTAGTGGTGTTTACTCCTGCCGTTCCTAAAATGATGGGAGAGCTAGTATATTTTCACGAAAGCGGATTTATGCTTAAAAAACGTGCAGAAGTGCTTGGTATGATTGCAAATCAAACCTTCTCGCTTGCTGTTGCGGGAACGCATGGTAAAACGACTACTTCTAGTATTTTGGGTCATCTACTTGCGGCATCCGGAGCCCCGGTAACTGCATTTATAGGTGGTATTACAAATAATTATAATGGTAATTTAATCCAAAAAGGAAGTGACGTTGTTGTGGTGGAGGCAGATGAGTTTGATCGCTCATTCCTACAGCTTAGACCAGATATTCTCTGTGTGACTTCGATGGATGCAGATCATCTTGATATTTATGAAGATGAGGCAGACCTTATCGCTACGTTTCAAGAATTTGGGGCACTAGCTCCAGAGAATAAGCGTTTTGTAAAAAACGGACTTCCACTTGCTGGAAATACGGTTGGTATTGAAGAGGATGCAGATTATACTGCGCAGCGAGTACGCATAGAGAATGGCGCTTATGTCTTTGACTTGCATTACCCAGGCGGTGTTTTAGAGAATTTACAATTTAGCCTGCCAGGAAGACATAATCTTTTTAATGCTGTAGCTGCATTAGGGATGGCGCTATCGTATGGCAGTCCTAAAGAAGAATTGGTAGAAGCACTAGCGAGTTATTCAGGTGTTAATCGCCGATTTACATACCGTATCCAGAAAGAAGATATGGTGATAATAGATGATTATGCGCATCACCCTACAGAAATTGCTGCGGTACATCAAAGTGTAAGAGAGATGTATCCAGAGGAGAGTGTGCTAGCTATTTTTCAGCCACACTTATTTAGTAGAACAAAAGATTTTATGAACGATTTTGCAGTAGCGCTTTCTCATTTTGATGAAGTAGCACTGCTGGATATTTACCCAGCAAGAGAAGAGCCTATTGCTGGTATTACTAGCGAGGTATTGCTTAGTGAAATGACGCTTTCGCGAAAGCAAATCATACAGAAAAATGAGCTTACTGATTTAGTGAAAGATACAAATCACAAAATTGTTGTGATGATGGGGGCTGGAGATATAGGTGTAGAGATTTTAAAAGTAACGAAAGAATTGCGTGGTGAAGGTTAA
- the ftsA gene encoding cell division protein FtsA — MENQNIAVGLDIGTTKIVAMIGRYNEYNKVEILGIGKSKSLGVHRGVVNNITQTIQSVQQAVQEAEDVSGIKIQDVVVGIAGQHIRSLQHSDYITRNNSEEVIDAADIDALCNQVHKLVMLPGEEIIHVLPQEYKVDGQSEIKEPIGMYGGRVEANFHVVVGQVASIRNIGRCVKSAGLNLDRITLEPLASANAVLSQEEKEAGVALIDIGGGTTDLAIFKDGIIRHTAVIPFGGNIITEDIKEGCSIIEKQAELLKIKFGSAWPGENKDNEIVSIPGLRGREPKEITLKNLSKIIHARVVEIVEQVYLEIKNYGHEEQKKKLIAGIVLTGGGSQLKHLKQLVEYITGMDTRIGYPNEHLAGDSDAETTSPLYATAVGLVMNSLEHGLYNSQLEPEEEIIAKEEEVFTDTINEIPETDIEARPKKPQAPKRSIFDRWADKFKDFLDNAE, encoded by the coding sequence ATGGAAAATCAAAATATCGCAGTAGGGCTGGACATAGGGACCACGAAGATCGTGGCAATGATAGGGCGGTACAATGAGTATAACAAGGTGGAGATTCTCGGTATAGGGAAGTCTAAAAGTCTTGGTGTACACCGCGGTGTGGTAAATAATATCACCCAGACCATACAGTCTGTGCAGCAAGCTGTACAGGAAGCAGAAGATGTATCAGGAATCAAAATTCAAGATGTAGTCGTAGGTATTGCTGGGCAACACATACGTTCATTGCAACATAGTGATTACATAACCCGTAACAACTCTGAGGAGGTAATTGATGCAGCAGATATTGATGCATTATGTAACCAAGTACATAAACTGGTAATGCTTCCAGGTGAGGAAATTATTCATGTATTACCACAAGAGTATAAAGTAGACGGGCAAAGCGAGATTAAAGAGCCTATTGGGATGTATGGTGGTCGCGTAGAAGCAAATTTTCACGTGGTCGTAGGTCAAGTAGCATCCATAAGAAATATAGGTCGTTGTGTGAAAAGTGCAGGGTTAAACCTTGACCGTATCACACTAGAGCCACTAGCATCTGCAAATGCAGTGTTGAGCCAAGAGGAAAAGGAAGCTGGAGTAGCACTTATCGATATAGGTGGTGGTACAACAGACCTTGCTATTTTTAAAGATGGTATTATTAGACATACAGCTGTAATACCTTTTGGAGGTAATATCATTACAGAAGATATAAAAGAAGGATGTTCAATTATTGAGAAGCAAGCAGAGCTTCTTAAAATTAAATTTGGTTCTGCGTGGCCAGGAGAAAATAAAGACAACGAGATTGTTTCTATCCCTGGGTTACGAGGGCGTGAACCTAAAGAGATAACACTAAAGAATTTATCAAAAATCATTCACGCGAGAGTTGTGGAGATTGTTGAGCAAGTGTATCTAGAAATTAAAAATTACGGACACGAGGAGCAGAAGAAAAAGCTCATTGCAGGTATTGTACTAACTGGAGGAGGTAGCCAACTCAAGCACCTAAAACAGCTAGTAGAATATATTACAGGTATGGATACTCGTATAGGATATCCTAATGAGCATCTTGCTGGAGATAGTGATGCAGAGACTACGAGTCCGCTGTATGCTACTGCTGTGGGATTAGTAATGAATAGCCTTGAGCACGGTTTATATAACAGTCAGTTAGAACCAGAAGAGGAAATTATTGCAAAAGAAGAAGAGGTCTTTACAGACACCATTAATGAAATACCAGAAACAGATATCGAGGCAAGGCCTAAAAAACCACAGGCGCCTAAGAGAAGCATATTTGATAGATGGGCAGATAAGTTTAAAGATTTTCTAGACAACGCAGAGTAG
- a CDS encoding cell division protein FtsQ/DivIB: MSVLLLLMVFLFAFAIQRNEARTVAEVSVSFKDESAPFVTRETVNKLLIVSNEKLAGKVKENIALSEMEKRVKAHPIIKNADVYVTMGGDIGVAIEQRKPIARLSGAISFYIDESGEVMPLSQNHSAHVPLVTGATEKEISEVYKLVNFIRKDEFLAKHIIGISRSKNAEYTLKARKLGYTISLGKVEALEKRFSNYKAFYQKALKDKSLDKYKTIELKYDGQVVCEKK; this comes from the coding sequence ATGTCGGTTTTACTGCTGTTGATGGTGTTTTTGTTTGCGTTTGCCATTCAAAGAAATGAGGCGCGCACAGTTGCTGAAGTTAGTGTTTCATTTAAGGATGAAAGTGCTCCTTTTGTGACGCGTGAGACCGTTAATAAATTGTTGATAGTAAGTAACGAAAAGCTTGCAGGAAAGGTAAAAGAAAATATAGCTTTGAGTGAGATGGAAAAGCGCGTGAAGGCGCATCCAATTATCAAGAATGCAGATGTTTACGTAACGATGGGTGGTGATATAGGTGTTGCAATAGAGCAACGTAAGCCTATAGCACGACTTAGCGGTGCTATTTCTTTTTATATAGATGAGAGTGGTGAGGTGATGCCATTGTCACAAAATCACTCCGCGCACGTTCCCCTTGTAACCGGAGCAACCGAGAAAGAAATAAGCGAAGTTTATAAGCTTGTAAATTTTATAAGGAAAGATGAGTTTCTTGCAAAGCACATTATAGGTATATCTCGAAGTAAGAACGCAGAGTATACGTTAAAGGCTAGAAAACTAGGTTATACTATATCACTAGGTAAGGTAGAAGCGTTAGAAAAGAGATTTAGTAATTATAAGGCTTTTTATCAAAAGGCACTTAAAGATAAAAGTTTAGATAAGTATAAAACTATAGAGCTCAAGTATGACGGGCAAGTAGTTTGTGAGAAAAAATAA